A genomic region of Mugil cephalus isolate CIBA_MC_2020 chromosome 5, CIBA_Mcephalus_1.1, whole genome shotgun sequence contains the following coding sequences:
- the mapk9 gene encoding mitogen-activated protein kinase 9 translates to MSEAEGQFYSVQVGDSTFTVLKRYQQLRAIGSGAQGIVCSALDTVLGIPVAVKKLCRPFQNQTHAKRAYRELVLLKCVNHKNIIRLINVFTPQMSLEEFQDLYLVMELMDASLCQVIHMDLDHERMSYLLYQILCGIRHLHSAGIIHRDLKPSNIVVKSDCTLKILDFGLARTACTNFMMTPYVVTRYYRAPEVILGMKYKENVDIWSVGCIMGEMVKGSVIFQGTDHIDQWNKVIEVLGTPSMEFMNRLMETVRNYVMNKPQYPGVSFAELFPDWAFPSESEHDKLKTGQARDLLSKMLVIDPECRISVEEALNHPYIHVWYDPAEADAPPPQISDKQLEEREHTIEQWKELIYEEVIDWEERNKNGLMKEDCSDVASGSASQSSSANDISSMSTEHTLASDTDSSSIDTLTGPLDESQ, encoded by the exons ATGAGTGAGGCGGAGGGCCAGTTCTACAGTGTTCAGGTGGGAGACTCCACCTTCACTGTCCTGAAGCGCTACCAGCAGCTGCGCGCCATCGGCTCCGGGGCCCAAGGCATCGTCTG CTCTGCTCTAGATACAGTCCTTGGTATCCCAGTGGCGGTGAAAAAGCTGTGCCGGCCCTTTCAGAACCAGACCCACGCTAAGCGCGCCTACAGGGAGCTGGTGCTACTCAAATGTGTCAATCACAAAAAT ATCATCCGACTGATCAATGTTTTTACGCCTCAAATGTCCTTGGAGGAATTCCAGGATCT GTATCTGGTGATGGAGCTAATGGATGCCAGCCTATGCCAAGTGATCCACATGGACCTGGACCATGAGAGGATGTCCTACCTGCTCTACCAGATCCTTTGTGGCATCAGGCACCTGCACTCTGCTGGCATCATTCACAGG GATCTGAAGCCCAGCAATATTGTGGTGAAGTCAGATTGCACTCTGAAGATCTTGGACTTTGGCCTGGCGAGGACGGCCTGCACTAACTTCATGATGACCCCCTACGTGGTGACCAGATACTACCGTGCCCCAGAGGTCATTCTGGGCATGAAGTATAAGGAGAACG tGGACATCTGGTCAGTGGGGTGCATCATGGGGGAGATGGTAAAAGGCAGCGTCATCTTCCAAGGCACCGATC ATATTGACCAGTGGAATAAGGTCATCGAGGTCCTGGGTACACCCAGCATGGAGTTCATGAACCGGCTGATGGAGACTGTGAGGAACTATGTCATGAACAAGCCACAGTATCCTGGCGTCAGCTTCGCCGAGCTGTTCCCAGACTGGGCATTTCCTTCTGAGTCTGAGCACGACAAACTAAAGA CGGGTCAAGCACGGGACCTGCTTTCCAAAATGCTGGTCATTGATCCTGAGTGCCGCATCTCGGTAGAAGAAGCCCTCAATCACCCCTACATTCACGTGTGGTACGACCCCGCAGAGGCCGACGCG CCGCCTCCCCAGATTTCAGATAAGCAGCTGGAAGAGAGGGAGCACACCATTGAGCAGTGGAAAG AACTCATTTATGAAGAGGTGATTGACTGGGAGGAGAGGAACAAAAACGGTCTAATGAAAGAAGATTGTTCAG ATGTGGCGTCAGGCTCAGCCTCCCAGTCGTCCTCGGCCAACGACATCTCGTCCATGTCCACAGAGCACACGTTGGCCTCGgacacagacagcagcagcatcgacACACTGACAGGACCCCTGGACGAGAGTCAGTGA
- the gfpt2 gene encoding glutamine--fructose-6-phosphate aminotransferase [isomerizing] 2, which yields MCGIFAYLNYRVPRTRKEIFETLVKGLQRLEYRGYDSAGIAVDCPNKTTSDSGNNNICLIKKKGKVKALDEELYKNDSVDLDQELCTHFGLAHTRWATHGEPSALNCHPHRSDKSNEFVVIHNGIITNYKELKAYLITKGYEFESETDTEVIPKLIKYVYDNREDDNITFSTLVERVIQQLEGAFALVFKSRHYPGEAVSTRRGSPLLIGVRSEHELSTENIPIQYNSGRYKEEVHEKNSHNRPDCSNDMNSVGDGRAVEYYFASDASAIIEHTNKVLYMEDDDIAVVTGGKLSIHRMNRQAGEDPVRAIQTLQMEMQQIMKGNFDAFMQKEIFEQPESVVNTMRGRICFDSNTVVLGGLKDHLKEIKRCRRLIMIGCGTSFHAAVATRQILEELTELPVMVELASDFLDRNTPVFRDDVCFFISQSGETADTLMALRYCKDHGALTVGITNTVGSSICRETTCGVHINAGPEIGVASTKAYTSQFVALVMFSLMLSEDRLSLQQRRLDIINSLKVLPELIKKVLALDEKIKDIANELYQQRSLLVMGRGFNYATCLEGALKIKEITYMHSEGILAGELKHGPLALVDKDMPVIMIMMRDACYVKCQNALQQVTARSGRPIVICCQDDLDVTKDAYQTIELPQTVDCLQGILSVIPLQLLSFHLAVLRGYDVDCPRNLAKSVTVE from the exons ATGTGCG GAATCTTTGCCTACCTGAATTACCGAGTGCCTCGCACCAGAAAGGAGATATTTGAGACGCTGGTGAAGGGACTGCAGAGGCTGGAGTACAGAGGCTACGATTCAGCAG GTATCGCTGTGGATTGCCCTAACAAGACAACCAGTGACAgcggcaacaacaacatctgtTTGATCAAGAAGAAAGGCAAAGTCAAGGCTCTGGATGAGGAGCTATACA AGAACGACTCCGTGGACCTGGACCAAGAGCTGTGCACGCACTTCGGCCTCGCTCACACTCGCTGGGCCACACACGGAGAGCCGAGCGCTCTCAACTGCCACCCTCATCGCTCTGACAAGTCAAATG AGTTTGTCGTCATCCACAACGGCATCATCACCAACTACAAAGAGCTGAAGGCGTACCTG ATCACCAAAGGGTATGAGTTTGAGTCCGAGACAGACACGGAGGTGATCCCGAAGCTGATCAAATATGTGTACGACAACCGGGAGGACGACAACATCACCTTCTCCACGCTGGTGGAGAGGGTCATTCAGCAGCTG GAGGGGGCCTTCGCTCTGGTGTTTAAAAGCCGTCATTACCCTGGAGAGGCCGTGTCTACCAG GAGAGGAAGTCCGCTGCTCATTGGTGTGCGAAGCGAGCACGAGCTGTCGACCGAGAACATCCCCATCCAGTACAACAGTG GTCGCTACAAGGAGGAAGTCCACGAGAAGAACAGCCATAACAGGCCCGACTGCTCCAATGACATGAACTCTGTGGGCGATGGAAGGGCTGTGGAGTATTACTTTGCATCTGACGCTAG TGCCATCATTGAGCACACCAACAAGGTGTTGTACATGGAGGACGACGACATCGCAGTCGTGACCGGAGGGAAACTCTCCATCCACAGGATGAACCGGCAGGCCGGTGAAGATCCAGTGAGAGCAATTCAGACCCTACAGATGGAGATGCAGCAGATCATGAAAG GAAACTTTGACGCCTTCATGCAGAAGGAGATCTTTGAACAGCCGGAGTCAGTGGTCAACACCATGAGAGGTCGCATTTGTTTTGACTCCAACACAG TGGTCCTTGGAGGGCTGAAGGACCacctgaaagaaattaaacgTTGCAGGCGACTGATCATGATTGGCTGCGGCACAAGTTTCCACGCTGCAGTGGCT ACCCGACAGATCCTTGAGGAGCTGACAGAGCTGCCCGTCATGGTGGAGCTGGCGAGTGACTTCCTGGACCGCAACACGCCTGTTTTCAGAGACGATGTTTGCTTCTTTATCAGCCAGTCAg GAGAGACAGCAGACACTTTGATGGCACTGCGCTACTGCAAGGACCATGGGGCACTCACAGTTGGTATAACCAACACTGTGGGCAGCTCCATTTGCAGAGAGACTACATGTGGAGTTCACATCAATGCTGGACCTGAGATAGGAGTGGCTAGCACCAAG GCTTATACCAGTCAGTTTGTGGCCCTCGTCATGTTCAGCCTGATGCTGAGTGAGGACAGACTCTCACTACAGCAGAGAAGACTGGACATTATCAACAGCCTCAAGGTGCTGCCAG AACTGATAAAAAAAGTGTTGGCTCTGGATGAGAAGATTAAGGACATCGCAAATGAACTCTATCAGCAAAGATCCCTCCTGGTTATGGGCCGAGGTTTCAACTATGCCACCTGCCTAGAGGGGGCGCTG AAAATTAAGGAGATCACATACATGCACTCGGAGGGCATCCTGGCTGGGGAGCTGAAGCACGGCCCTCTGGCCCTTGTAGACAAAGACATGCCCGTCATCATGATCATGATGAGAGATGCCTGCTATGTCAAGTGCCAAAATGCTCTGCAGCAAGTCACAGCCAGATCA GGCCGGCCCATCGTCATCTGTTGCCAGGACGACTTGGACGTGACTAAGGATGCCTACCAGACTATTGAGCTGCCGCAAACAGTGGACTGTCTGCAGGGCATCCTCAGTGTCATCCCCCTGCAGCTTTTGTCATTCCACTTGGCCGTCCTGCGTGGATATGAC GTTGACTGTCCCAGAAACTTGGCCAAGTCTGTAACAGTGGAATAA
- the LOC125008713 gene encoding rho GTPase-activating protein 24-like translates to MELHCLPTETPTTASSCSTDPLYDNCPPFAQRERARKREMESRDVCPAVTRLPGPRSPLPCPAPAAAKVQAVVDGGRGPGTGPGHSYSSCTGGLGRRGWGSKMVPGINSARGGEEGGELGCGTEDRAHPNQSPSPSQSEEHRSALSLYDNLPDAAANDSLRDFFDMETGLQAAWTPERARGMMEGDDVSEGKSSWSSCEIVLAKSRSSNQDQDKEREQEPEPDSGSCEFMHPQLPLPNPQGLTQSSPELCRAVRQAPWPPAGAQLPKQSSWPPRVPPPVPLADPSASALRSLLTSLQQQIVRQREEYEARVASLEQRNEDLEVEVARLKTNLAQQRQWYQAVQAKIVECERARADAEARNATLQREMDQFFDTFGELNNEAKKTEYIVKSF, encoded by the exons ATGGAGTTGCACTGTCTTCCTACTGAGACCCCCACCACAGCCAGCTCCTgctccacggaccccctgtaCGACAACTGCCCACCTTTCGCCCAGCGAGAGAGGGCCAGGAAAAGGGAAATGGAGAGCAGGGATGTGTGCCCTGCTGTAACCAGACTCCCGGGCCCCCGCAGCCCGCTGCCTTGTCCGGCCCCGGCTGCGGCCAAGGTTCAGGCAGTGGTCGACGGGGGAAGAGGGCCTGGCACGGGGCCAGGTCACAGCTACTCCAGCTGCACAGGGGGCCTGGGAAGACGAGGCTGGGGATCAAAGATGGTCCCAGGCATAAACAGTgcgagaggaggggaggaaggaggagagctGGGATGCGGCACAGAGGACAGAGCTCATCCGAACCAAAGCCCGAGCCCATCGCAGAGCGAGGAGCACCGGAGCGCTCTGTCTCTGTACGACAACCTCCCGGACGCGGCGGCAAACGACAGCCTGCGGGATTTCTTCGACATGGAAACGGGCCTCCAGGCAGCGTGGACCCCTGAGCGGGCCCGGGGGATGATGGAGGGTGACGATGTGAGCGAGGGGAAAAGCTCCTGGTCTTCTTGCGAGATCGTCCTCGCCAAAAGCCGCTCCAGTAACCAGGACCAAGACAAGGAGCGCGAACAGGAGCCGGAGCCGGACTCGGGATCCTGTGAGTTCATGCATCCCCAGCTCCCACTGCCAAATCCTCAAGGTCTTACACAAAGTTCCCCCGAGCTGTGTCGAGCTGTGCGCCAGGCCCCGTGGCCTCCTGCCGGCGCCCAGCTCCCGAAGCAGTCGTCGTGGCCTCCCAGGGTTCCTCCTCCGGTACCACTGGCCGACCCCTCTGCCAGCGCTCTCCGCAGCCTCCTCACCAGCCTCCAGCAGCAGATAGTCCGACAGAGGGAGGAGTACGAAGCACGGGTGGCCAG CCTGGAGCAAAGGAACGAAGACCTGGAGGTGGAGGTCGCTCGCTTGAAAACGAACCTCGCGCAGCAGCGCCAGTGGTACCAGGCCGTCCAGGCCAAGATCGTGGAGTGCGAAAGGGCCAGGGCCGACGCAGAGGCGCGCAACGCGACACTGCAGAGGGAGATGGACCAGTTCTTCGACACCTTCGGGGAGCTCAACAACGAGGCAAAGAAGACGGAGTACATCGTCAAGAGCTTCTGA